GGGGATTAAAGACACGACCAATCAAAAAGTGTGGTGTTTTGTCGGCGACGGCGAAAGCGACGAACCGGAAACACTGGGCGCTTTAACGCTGGCCTCGCGGGAAAATTTGGACAACCTGATTTTCGTCGTGAATTGCAACTTGCAACGGTTGGACGGCCCCGTGCGCGGCAACGGAAAAATCATTCAGGAGTTGGAAGCCATCTTCCGCGGCGCTGGCTGGAACGTGATTAAGGTGGTGTGGGGAGATGATTGGGACGCGCTGTTGGAAAAGGACGAAAGCGGCCTGCTGATTAAGCGCATGGGGGAAGTGGTCGACGGCGAGTTTCAAAAATACGTGGTCGCGCCAGGCAGTTACATTCGCAAGCACTTTTTCGGCAAGTACCCGGAGTTGGCCAAGCTGGTGGAAAATATTTCGGACGAAAAACTGGCCAAACTTCGCCGCGGTGGCCACGACCCGGAAAAAGTTTTTGCCGCCTTCAAAGCCGCGGTTGAAACCACCGGAAAGCCGACGGTCATTTTGGCCAAAACTATTAAAGGCTATGGCTTGGGCGAAGCCGGCGAAGGACGCAACATTACCCATCAGGTGAAGAAGGTTAATGAGCAGGAGCTGCGCGAGTTCCGCTCGCGCTTCGGCATTCCCATTTCGGACGACGAAGTGGCGAAAGCGCCGTTTTACAAACCCGCGCCCGATACGCCGGAAATGAAATACTTGCACGCCCGGCGGCAAGCCTTAGGCGGTTATTTACCCACGCGGCCCACGAAGTCGCCCACATTGCAAACGCCGCCGTTGGAGGAATATCGACCGTTCATCGAAAAGAGCGTGGGCCGGGAAGTTTCCACCACCACAGGCGTGGTTACGCTGATGGCGGCACTCTTGAAAGACAAAAAAATCGGCAAGTACATCGTGCCCATTGTGCCTGACGAATCGCGCACGTTCGGCATGGATCCGCTGTTCCGCCAATGCGGCATTTACGCCCATGCCGGGCAATTGTACGAGCCGGTCGACATGGATCAGATGCTCTATTATCGCGAAGCCGTCGACGGGCAAATTTTGGAAGAGGGAATTACCGAAGCCGGCTCGATGTCGTCGTTCATTGCCGCCGGTACGGCCTATTCCGCTCACGGCGTGCCGATGATTCCGATGTTCATTTACTACTCGATGTTCGGCTTCCAGCGCATCGGCGACTTGATTTGGGCGGCCGGCGACATGCGGGCCCGCGGCTTCATGTTCGGCGGCACGGCCGGACGGACCACGCTAAACGGCGAGGGCTTGCAACACCAGGACGGCAACAGCCATTTATTTGCCATCGCTTATCCGACGGTGCGGGCTTACGACCCGGCGTTTGTGTATGAAAGCACGGTCATCATTCTCGACGGCATGAAGCGGATGTTTCAGGATGGCGAAGATGGCATTTATTACATCACGATTCACAACGAAAATTATGAAATGCCGGCCATGCCCGCGGGCTCCAAACCGGGTGAAATCGAAGACGGCATTATCCGGGGCATGTACAAGCTGAGCACCGTGGAAGCGCCCGAAGGCAAATCGGGCGGCGACAAACCGCACGTGCAACTGTTGGGAAGCGGCGCCATTTTGCGGAGCGTGTTGCACGCCCAAAAACTGCTGGCCGAAAAGTTTGGCATTGGCAGCACGGTGTGGAGTGTCACCAGTTACAAAGAACTCCGCAAGCAGGCCCATGCCTGCCGTCGCTGGAACATGCTGCACCCGAATCAACGCCCTAAGGTAAGTTACATCGAGCACCTGGTTGGCGGCTTACAGGGGCCGTTTATCGCCGCCTCGGACAACGTGCGGGCAGTGGCCGAGCAAATCGATCCCTGGATTCCAGGCGGCTTGTTCGCCCTGGGGACAGACGGTTTCGGTCGCAGCGAAACCCGAGCGAACTTGCGGCGGCACTTCGAAGTGGATGCCCAATGCATTGCCGTGGCCGCCCTGTACCGGCTGGCAGAATTAGGCAAAATAGACCGATCCCGAGTGGCGGCAGCCATTGAGCAGTGGGGCATTAACCCGGAGAAAATGGATCCGCTGTTTGCGTGAAGCTGCTAAACTGCAAGCGGATTTGTCCCTGTCTGACATTATTAAACCTTGAACTTTGACTCCTGCTATCGCCAATGGCCGACTTTAAGCTGCCCGACTTGGGCGAAAACATCGAATCGGGCGATATTGTTTCCGTGCTTGTGGGCGAAGGCGATGTCGTCAAAGCCCAGCAAGATGTCATCGAAATCGAGACCGACAAAGCGGTGATTTCCGTTCCCTGCGATGCCGCGGGGAAGGTGACGAAGATTCACGTTGCCAAGGGCCAAACGGTGAAGCCGGGGCAAGTGATTCTGTCGCTGGAAGCCGCTGCACCGGGCGCAGGCGCGGCGGCAAAAGGTCCAACCGCACCAGCCAAAGGCACGGCGGCAATTTCAAAAGCTCCCCCCGCGGCGGCCAAGCCGCCGGCTGCACCGACTAAAGCTGCACCAGTCAAGGCTCCGGCTCCAAAACCCACCGCTTCCACTCCAGCAAAACCATCGGCACCCCCGCAAACAGCGCGGGAATCTGACGGCAATGGCCGTTCTTCCGCGGCAGTGCAAGGTGTGGCCGCGCCATCCGCGGCTCCGCCGACCAATTCGGGCAATCAAGCTGTAAATGTAGCGGCGGCATCGGCCGAGGATGAGGCGGATGATCACGCCGGCCATTCGTCCACGACCGCGCCGGCGGGTCCGGCGGTGCGCCGTTTGGCGCGAGAATTGGGCGTGGACCTGGACCGTGTTCACGGCACCGGTCCCGACGGCCGCATCACGCGGGAAGACGTGATTAACGCCGTGCGGCACGCCAACGAAGTGGCCGCCACGTCGGGCAGGGCCGCTTCGCCCAGCACCGGCCCGGCGGAGCGCGACAACTACGGCATTGTCCGCCGCGAGACGATGAGCAAAATCCGCAAAACCATTGCGGAAAACATGGTCCGCTCGGCCACGACCATTCCGCATCTGACGAACTTCGATGACGCCGACATTACCGAACTGGAGCGGCTGCGGAAAGAAAGCGCTGCCGCCTACTCGCACTCTGGCATCAAGCTCACGTCCCTGGCGTTTGTGCTCAAAGCCGTCTCCATGGCGTTGAAGCAACATCCTACGCTGAATGCTTCGCTGGATATGGAAACGGGCGAGATTATTTACAAGCAGTACGTGAATTTGGGCGTGGCGGTGGATACCGAACGCGGCCTGATTGTGCCGGTGTTGCGCGGTGTCGATGCCCTTTCGATCCCGCAAATTGCTCAGGGCATTCAAGCCCTGGCTGAAAAAGTTCGCCACGGCCAGCAATCCCTGGACGATTTGCGCGGCGGAACTTTTACCATCAGCAATTTGGGCGCGGTCGGCGGGCAATATTCCACGCCGATTATCAATCATCCCCAGGTGGCCATTCTTTTAGCGGGCCGCTCGCGGAAAGTGCCCGTCGTGACGGCAGACGATAAAATTGAGCCGCGGCTGACGATGCCGTTGAGCTTGTCCTACGATCATCGGCTGGTCGACGGCGCGGCCGCCAGCCGCTTTTTGAATGAAGTGATCGGCTATCTGGAATCTCCCGGCCGGCTGCTGTTGGCGCCGTGATCGATTGCTACGTCGGCTGGCTGCTGAGGCGAAGATGTTTGACTGGGCGGTGAAACCCCAGCGTGAAGTTCCGGGGGTTTGGCTTCGGCCCAGCGGGGCGCCATCATCACCACGACAGCTAAAAAAATCAGCATGAATGCTCCCCAATCGGTGAGACGAATGGCGTCTTTCAAATACAGGGCGTTGAACAGAACGAACGCGGTAATGGTGATGGCCTCTTGGATGATCTTCAATTGTGGACTGCTAAATTTGGCATTCCACACGCGCTGCCACCACGAAGTTGACGCTGGGTCGGCATTTGGATCGGCCACGCTAACCCCCTCGTGCGAATCGGCGTAACCGTATCGGTTGGCTGGCACTTGAAAGCAATACTCGAAGAAGGCAATCGACCAACTGATCAAAATCGCCGCAAACACCGGGGCGGTTTTGAATTTCAAATGCCCGTACCAGGCGATGGTCATGAACGTGTTGGAGCAAATCAGCAAAACGACGGTAAGCATGGCGGTGTCCTATGCGAATGCGTTTGTAAAAAGGTCATGCCTGGAATTCGGGTTTAACAGGCTCCAGGAGCCAATCGTCCGAAAAATGTCCGCCCTATCCTGCGTCAATTACCTGCCCGTTTAGGCATCAAAATGTTGCAAAAACGAAACAATTCGGGCAAACGTGCGTTCTGAAAGCCGCGAGAATTCGTATAATAAACAGTTAGGGAAACAGAGAATACCACTTCGGCATGCCGGGTGCAGTGGGAAGGGGAGATTTCCAAGATGTTCCCGCAGTGCAATCAGATGCGCAACGGTTTGTCATCGGAAAGACAACATTCTTGCCAAGGAGTTTTTGCCATGAGGCGGCGCTTCCCCTGGGCTTTGATGGCGATGGCGCCTGTCATCGGGGTTTTAGCTTTTTCGTGCGGCTTGGGCGGGAACGTTTACTGCCAAGGCTGGTTGGCAGTAGCGGCGGCGGCCGATGATTCTGCGGCCCCAGCACCGGGAGAAATGACAAACCCCGCGCTAACGCCTCCTTTGCCAGTCCCGACCGAGGAGAACAAAGCTGCCTCCAGCCCTGCCGCCGGAGCGGAAGTCCTGACCCAAGGGCCCGTTCACGAGGCATTTGCCAAGCCGATGGAGCTGAACCCTCAGCCCGGGCCAATCGTCAAGAAACATCCGCCGGACCCAATCAAGGAAATTCCTCCGGCGCAACAACCCGACGGCGACAACATCGTCTGGATTCCCGGCTACTGGGCGTGGGCTGACGATCGCCAAGATTTTATTTGGGTTAGTGGGGTGTGGCGTGCCGCGCCCCCGGGACAAACGTGGGTGCCCGGTTATTGGAGCGAAGTGGATGGCGGCTTCCAATGGACTGCGGGATTGTGGACTGCCACGGCCAAACAGGAAGTGTCGTATCTGCCTGCTCCGCCAGAATCGTTGGAAAATGGACCCTCCAGCCCGCAACCGGGGGAAAACCAGTTTTGGATTCCCGGCACGTGGGTCTATCAAAATACGAACTATGAATGGCAGCCGGGTTATTGGACGGTATGCCGGCCGAATTGGGTTTGGATGCCGGCCCATTATTGTTGGACGCCGGGCGGTTACGTATTTGTCGACGGTTATTGGGATTACGAATTAGCTCGCCGCGGCTGCCTGTTTGCGCCGGTTTACTTCGCGCAGCCGGTGTATATGCAGCCGGCGTTTGCCTACACACCCGGCGTGGTGTTTAACGTGGGATTGTTCAGCGATTGTTTGTTTGTGCGACCGGCGTTTGGGGCGTATTATTTTGGCGATTATTTTGGACCGCAGTACGCCAGTATCGGCTTTGCCCCGTGGTTTTCGCTGACCATTGGAGGCCGGCCCCGTTTCGATCCGCTATTTACGTATTACAACTGGCACAATTCGCTGGCTGATCGGAATTGGTTGGTTCACACTCAGCAGCACTATGATCTGCTGCGCACAGACGCGGCGCTGCGTCCGCCCCATACCTTTGCCGCTCAGCAGCAATGGCTCAAAAATAATCCCAATGCACGAGCAGGCAATATGGCGTTGGCTGCGCCGCTGCGGGAAGTCGCCAAAGATCCGTCGAGATCCGACTTTCAATTCCATGCCGTTTCGATGGCCGATCGCCAGGCTTTGGCCCTCAAAGGAAACGAACTGCAACAATCCGCCCAGCAGAGGTTGAACGTCGAACGGAATACAAATTCGTCGGGCGGCGCTGGCATGGGCACGCCCGGTTCCGGGGGAAATAATTGGAACATGTCACGCAATGGCATGAACGGCACAAACTCAAATCCGAGCGGCGCCGGCAGTAGTGAAACGGGAACCGGCACGGCGACGTCGAAATTCAAGCTCCCCACCGCCGCGGCTTCGAACATGCAGCTTTCGGGCAACGCACAGCGCGGATCGTCAGGCAGCCCGCAAGCGGGCGGTGCAGCGCTCAACAGCACGACAGGCAATAATTATTCGCTCGGTAATCGCTTTGGGAACAATTCGTCGGGCATGAGCAATGGAAGTGGAAGCAATGCCAGCGGTCCACGGTTCGACAGCGGCGATCGACTGCAAGCAAATTTGCAAGACAAGACCAACGACGCAAGTCAGAATAGTAACAGCGACCAATCCTCGGCGCGATTCAAGGGTCCCAGCCTCATCCAGCCGGGAAGTGGAACCTCGTCCAACAATGTGTATTCCGGCAATGCTTATCCAGGCAATGCCTCGTCCGGCAACAAGAATTTTGGCAACCCGAATTTTGGCAACGGTTCCAATCCAAACCCGTCTTCCTCCGGCAACCAATCTTCGCCGCGCATGTTGTTGTATCCCGGTGCCGGCGGGGCCGGCGGTAATCCCAATCCAAGCGGCGGTAACGGCGCGGGCCGAGGAACGGGGGGCGGCTCGGGAAGCGGCAACAAGGACGATTCGAATAAGAAAAACAAAACCTCCTATTCCAGCCCGGATTTTACCGCGCCGCAACCGCACACCAACTTCCAGCCGGCCAAGCCTTCGCTGATTGATGTGCAGGATGTTTTGCACGGGGAGCGAAAAGCTGCGCACAGTTCCAACACCTTGGGCCGCGATGGGCAACGCTCGAAAACCAGTGCCAACGGCGGTGACTCTGCCATCGACGATTCTTCGCGACGCACTTCCGCCGGCTTTGACCGTGGCTCGAAAGCTGACGCGAAAGACTCTGCAGGCGGCAAATCGGATGCAACAACAAATTACCAATTACCTCCCTTATTCCGCATTAATATCGGCAACGACTTATTCCGTAATCCATTCCTGCCAGGCGGTGGCGATGCCCAATCCACGCCTGACAATGATTCATCACACCCAGCCGACAGCACCCCCGGCAGCAATCAACCCGGCAGCACGCCGGGGTCGGATCACAATCTGGCCGGTAACGGTTCCGAAGGAACCAAGTCGGCGGGCGCAACGACGGGCATTCCCCAAGGCGCCGCAGCAGCGGCACGGGGAAATTCAGGTCTGACTCCAACCAGAAATCCTGGACTCGCCAAGTACGATTATGGAACCCTGGTCGAACGCGGCCGTTCACTCAGCACGCCCACTACGCGAACTTCGTATGCTCCCAGCCTGGCAAGCAACACGGCGTCTTCCGATGGCGGCAGTTCCGACAGCTCCCCGTCGCCTCGTGAACTCAGAGATCCCATTTCGTCGATTGGTCCGGGAAGCGAAAACCATGTCATGTACGGTCCCTTGGGATCAGGCGCTTCGTCGATGCCGATGGGACCGTTAGAATCACCCCATATGCCGACCCCGCCCATGGGATCGTTGGGTTCCGCCGAAGATAGTGATTCGCTGCGCGGATTGGGGAGCTATATTCCGACGAATTCGCTGCCGACCATTCAGCATTTCGATCTGCGTCTGCCCAGGCCCACCCATGCTGCCCCCAACGCCGACCCCAGCGCTCGCACTTATGACCCCGTACGGGGATATTAGGCCTAAGGGTTGCTGGATGGCTTGCAATGGGTTCGCAGGTCGCGAGACCCTAGCATTTTTGAATTCTATTGCGGGCTGGCATTGGGGCCGTGCAGTCCGAATTCTGTAAGCAAGCGGGATATTTTCCGTTCGAGTTCCGGTCGCTCGTGCTGTTGCCGCTCGCTAAGCGGTTGCCGACTGCGGCCGATATGGATGCCCCGCAATTGCACGCCGATGCGAAAGCCTTCCGGGAAATCGGCCGCATTCACCAGCGCATCGAACAGTTCCAGCAGCCGCAGTTGCAGCGCACGAGCTTCGGCAAACCGGCCTTCCTTCACCAAGTCGTAAATCTTCCGCGTGATTTCCGGCGCCACACCGCTGGTGGCATTCGTTCCGCCTTGGCACCCCATCATCAACATGGGCGCCAGCGCCGCTTCCCAGCCTGACAAAAACACAAAATCGGGGCGCGCCGGCTGCACGGCGGCCATCATCCGCAACATGCCGGCCATATCGCCCGATGAATCTTTGATGCCGATAACCCGCGGGAATTCCGCCAACCGCTGCAAGGTGGTCACGTCGATCGGACTGGCAAACAGAGGGATGTTATACAGCGTGACATCTATTGGAGTATGGCGTGCAATTTCGCGGAAATAGGCGAATACTGATTCCGGCCCCAGCTTGTAGTAATATGGGGCGACGATGGCCACAGCCCGGGCGCCATACCCCAAATAAGTTTCGCAAGCCCTCAACGTTTCGCGGACGTTGGTCTCGGCGGCGCCGGCCAGCACCAGCGCTTTGCCGCGCGCTTGCTGGCACACGATGTGGACGATGCGCCGCCGCTCGTCGGGCGTAAAACGGGTAAATTCACCGGTCGAACCGTTCGGATACAGGCCGTGGGCGCCGTGGTCGATAAGCCAATCGGCATAGCGCCGCAGCTCCGCTTCGTCGATTTCGCCGGCCTCGTCCAGTGGCGCCATGTTCGGCACAAAGATGCCTTCGATGTTTGGGGCAGTGTGTTGCGACATGGCAGACTCTCTGTTTGCGGATTGACGAACGAATCGATTGTAATCGTTTGTTAGTCGCCTGCCACGCCTATACCCAGTTCGCGCCAGGCGGCGCCCACCGGGGCCATGAACGTGATTTGCTCCCGCGTGGCAGTTTGCACGAACGACAGTTGCCGGGCATGCAAGGCAATGGCGCGGAGCCGTAAGTCTTCGACTTGTGGTCCAAACGCAATTCGGCTGCCGTATTGAGTATCGCCCAACACCGGATGCCCCCGGGTGGAAGTTTGCACTCGTATCTGATGCATGCGGCCGGTTTCCAACTCAATTTCCAACCACGAACCGTGGGCAGTGTGGCCCAGCGTGCGGTAATGCAAAACGGCCTGTTGCGCTTGGGGATGATTTTCGTCGACGACTTCCACCTGGGCTTGGCCGGGAATTTTGCGGAGCCAATCGGCCCATGTGCCGGCGGGCGGTTCCACCGCTCCTTCCACCATCGCCCAGTAGAATTTGCGGACTTGTCGGCGTTCGAATTGCTTGGAAATTTTGCGCGCCCCCTTTTTTGTTTTCGCCAGTACGATGACGCCCGAAACCGGCCGGTCCAGACGATGCGGCAACCCCAAGTAAACCCCCGGCGCGCGACCGGTGGGATCACACTGCCAATAAAGCATGTCGGCATTCACCCGCGCTTGCAACGCGGCGCGCACTTGCAACTCCAGCGAATCGATGCCGCGCGGCGCTTGCGTCGATAAGCCGGAGGGTTTGTTGACCACCAGGCAATGGTCGTCCTCAAACAGAATGTCAAGCACAGGCGGCATAAGTGCCACATTATCGTCTGCCGTGACAAAAACAAAAAAGCCCATGGGTTGCAACCCGTGGGCTTGAGAAATCGGTACGATGTACCCGCCGGTAACTCCACACCGGCTTATACTTGCCCGGCGGGAGGCACGACAAACGGATTGCGGTATTCCCGTGACCGCATGGCGTTGGCTTTCTCGTTATCGATAAAGGCAAACGCCTGAGGATTAAACTTGAGGAAATCGCCACATTGGAACATGGTGTTGTCGTCAATCGTCACGCCGTTGCTTTCCAAATGCTCGATGGCACGGTTTAGCGTATCTTGGGCATCGTCGCTCATTTTCACGGCCTTCAACCGATTGATGATTTCATCCTTGGCCACTTTTTCGCCCAACCGGTAACTGATATTACCCATGTGTACCAGGCAGGCGCTCCGCACGCCTTCCTCGACGTCGCAGTGCAATTCGTCCTTGTTGCGGCTGTGTACAGCCTGGATAAAGTTGGCGTGGTGCTGTGGATAACTTCCACCGCTGAAGCTCTTGATTTCTTTGCCATTTTTGTCGAACGCCGTGCCGTTGGTATAGCTGGTCATAGCCACATAGCCATCGGTGCCTTCGAAAATGATGCCAATATCCACGCCTTTCAAAGGCTTGAGCTTGGCCTTAGTCGACAAACCACGTGTTTCGAATACCAGCGTTTTCGGGCCGTAATCCAACACCACGTTAATGGTGTTGGGCGTTTCACCGGCGTCGATATACCCAAACCGGCCGCCATAAGCAATAACGCCCTTGGCCAATTCATTGACGCCTAAGCCCCACCGGGCCACATCCATTTCATGGATGCCCTGGTTGCCCATGTCGCCGTTGCCGTAATCCCAAAACCAATGCCAGTTGTAATGCACGGGCCCCTTGTCAGGCGTATCATATCGCGATTTTTCATGATACGGCGCGGGGCCAGTCCACAGATTGTAGTCGATGCTGCTGGGCACGTCGTACTGGCCGGCCGGGCCGATCGATTTGCGGTCTTTATAGCAAATGCCGCGCGCCAAATTGACGTCGCCAATTTTTCCGGCCTTGATAAAATTGATGGCGTCAATCGTGCCGGTCATCGATCGGCTTTGCGTGCCGATTTGGCAAATCCGATTATGCTTTCGGGCCGTCTCGATCATCCGCTGCCCTTCGGCAATGTTGTAGGCGGCCGGCTTTTCGGTGTAGATGTCCTTGCCGGCTTGCATGGCCCAAATGGCCAGTAATGCATGCCAGTGGTTTGGCACGGCTGCGGACACGCAGTCGATATCTTTATTGTCGAACGCCTCACGGCAGTCGCGGTAATATTTGGGGCGCTGTCCGCCGGTTTTCTTGGCAATTTCGTCGCAGCGCTTGTTGCCGACGCTTTCATCGACGTCGCAAATGGCGACGATGTCGGCTTGCCCGATGTTCGCTTCATCCAATAAATTTTTGATGTGCGATTGGCCTTGGCCGTTGACGCCGCAAATCACGAATCGCAATTTTTCGTTCGGAC
The Pirellulales bacterium DNA segment above includes these coding regions:
- a CDS encoding RluA family pseudouridine synthase, which gives rise to MGFFVFVTADDNVALMPPVLDILFEDDHCLVVNKPSGLSTQAPRGIDSLELQVRAALQARVNADMLYWQCDPTGRAPGVYLGLPHRLDRPVSGVIVLAKTKKGARKISKQFERRQVRKFYWAMVEGAVEPPAGTWADWLRKIPGQAQVEVVDENHPQAQQAVLHYRTLGHTAHGSWLEIELETGRMHQIRVQTSTRGHPVLGDTQYGSRIAFGPQVEDLRLRAIALHARQLSFVQTATREQITFMAPVGAAWRELGIGVAGD
- a CDS encoding 2-oxo acid dehydrogenase subunit E2, which gives rise to MADFKLPDLGENIESGDIVSVLVGEGDVVKAQQDVIEIETDKAVISVPCDAAGKVTKIHVAKGQTVKPGQVILSLEAAAPGAGAAAKGPTAPAKGTAAISKAPPAAAKPPAAPTKAAPVKAPAPKPTASTPAKPSAPPQTARESDGNGRSSAAVQGVAAPSAAPPTNSGNQAVNVAAASAEDEADDHAGHSSTTAPAGPAVRRLARELGVDLDRVHGTGPDGRITREDVINAVRHANEVAATSGRAASPSTGPAERDNYGIVRRETMSKIRKTIAENMVRSATTIPHLTNFDDADITELERLRKESAAAYSHSGIKLTSLAFVLKAVSMALKQHPTLNASLDMETGEIIYKQYVNLGVAVDTERGLIVPVLRGVDALSIPQIAQGIQALAEKVRHGQQSLDDLRGGTFTISNLGAVGGQYSTPIINHPQVAILLAGRSRKVPVVTADDKIEPRLTMPLSLSYDHRLVDGAAASRFLNEVIGYLESPGRLLLAP
- the aceE gene encoding pyruvate dehydrogenase (acetyl-transferring), homodimeric type codes for the protein MAQGKTRSNSAAHGVAGNGAAENGAADQGTDDLLDEVTQDAANSVDETEGEVARPTEEVASESPDTNQPSSTVDSDPPETVEWLDSLRYVLESKGPERVNFLLAKLNETAHQAGVELPFSATTPYVNTIPVDRQPPYPGNREIERRIKSIIRWNAMAMVVRANREHDGIGGHISTYASAATLYEVAFNHFFKGRGENFSGDQVYIQGHAAPGIYARAYLEGRLTEDQLTNFRQELQPEGGLSSYPHPWLMPSFWEYPTVSMGLGPIMAIYQARFNKYLEDRGIKDTTNQKVWCFVGDGESDEPETLGALTLASRENLDNLIFVVNCNLQRLDGPVRGNGKIIQELEAIFRGAGWNVIKVVWGDDWDALLEKDESGLLIKRMGEVVDGEFQKYVVAPGSYIRKHFFGKYPELAKLVENISDEKLAKLRRGGHDPEKVFAAFKAAVETTGKPTVILAKTIKGYGLGEAGEGRNITHQVKKVNEQELREFRSRFGIPISDDEVAKAPFYKPAPDTPEMKYLHARRQALGGYLPTRPTKSPTLQTPPLEEYRPFIEKSVGREVSTTTGVVTLMAALLKDKKIGKYIVPIVPDESRTFGMDPLFRQCGIYAHAGQLYEPVDMDQMLYYREAVDGQILEEGITEAGSMSSFIAAGTAYSAHGVPMIPMFIYYSMFGFQRIGDLIWAAGDMRARGFMFGGTAGRTTLNGEGLQHQDGNSHLFAIAYPTVRAYDPAFVYESTVIILDGMKRMFQDGEDGIYYITIHNENYEMPAMPAGSKPGEIEDGIIRGMYKLSTVEAPEGKSGGDKPHVQLLGSGAILRSVLHAQKLLAEKFGIGSTVWSVTSYKELRKQAHACRRWNMLHPNQRPKVSYIEHLVGGLQGPFIAASDNVRAVAEQIDPWIPGGLFALGTDGFGRSETRANLRRHFEVDAQCIAVAALYRLAELGKIDRSRVAAAIEQWGINPEKMDPLFA
- a CDS encoding YXWGXW repeat-containing protein; amino-acid sequence: MRRRFPWALMAMAPVIGVLAFSCGLGGNVYCQGWLAVAAAADDSAAPAPGEMTNPALTPPLPVPTEENKAASSPAAGAEVLTQGPVHEAFAKPMELNPQPGPIVKKHPPDPIKEIPPAQQPDGDNIVWIPGYWAWADDRQDFIWVSGVWRAAPPGQTWVPGYWSEVDGGFQWTAGLWTATAKQEVSYLPAPPESLENGPSSPQPGENQFWIPGTWVYQNTNYEWQPGYWTVCRPNWVWMPAHYCWTPGGYVFVDGYWDYELARRGCLFAPVYFAQPVYMQPAFAYTPGVVFNVGLFSDCLFVRPAFGAYYFGDYFGPQYASIGFAPWFSLTIGGRPRFDPLFTYYNWHNSLADRNWLVHTQQHYDLLRTDAALRPPHTFAAQQQWLKNNPNARAGNMALAAPLREVAKDPSRSDFQFHAVSMADRQALALKGNELQQSAQQRLNVERNTNSSGGAGMGTPGSGGNNWNMSRNGMNGTNSNPSGAGSSETGTGTATSKFKLPTAAASNMQLSGNAQRGSSGSPQAGGAALNSTTGNNYSLGNRFGNNSSGMSNGSGSNASGPRFDSGDRLQANLQDKTNDASQNSNSDQSSARFKGPSLIQPGSGTSSNNVYSGNAYPGNASSGNKNFGNPNFGNGSNPNPSSSGNQSSPRMLLYPGAGGAGGNPNPSGGNGAGRGTGGGSGSGNKDDSNKKNKTSYSSPDFTAPQPHTNFQPAKPSLIDVQDVLHGERKAAHSSNTLGRDGQRSKTSANGGDSAIDDSSRRTSAGFDRGSKADAKDSAGGKSDATTNYQLPPLFRINIGNDLFRNPFLPGGGDAQSTPDNDSSHPADSTPGSNQPGSTPGSDHNLAGNGSEGTKSAGATTGIPQGAAAAARGNSGLTPTRNPGLAKYDYGTLVERGRSLSTPTTRTSYAPSLASNTASSDGGSSDSSPSPRELRDPISSIGPGSENHVMYGPLGSGASSMPMGPLESPHMPTPPMGSLGSAEDSDSLRGLGSYIPTNSLPTIQHFDLRLPRPTHAAPNADPSARTYDPVRGY
- a CDS encoding dihydrodipicolinate synthase family protein — its product is MSQHTAPNIEGIFVPNMAPLDEAGEIDEAELRRYADWLIDHGAHGLYPNGSTGEFTRFTPDERRRIVHIVCQQARGKALVLAGAAETNVRETLRACETYLGYGARAVAIVAPYYYKLGPESVFAYFREIARHTPIDVTLYNIPLFASPIDVTTLQRLAEFPRVIGIKDSSGDMAGMLRMMAAVQPARPDFVFLSGWEAALAPMLMMGCQGGTNATSGVAPEITRKIYDLVKEGRFAEARALQLRLLELFDALVNAADFPEGFRIGVQLRGIHIGRSRQPLSERQQHERPELERKISRLLTEFGLHGPNASPQ
- a CDS encoding DMT family protein; amino-acid sequence: MLTVVLLICSNTFMTIAWYGHLKFKTAPVFAAILISWSIAFFEYCFQVPANRYGYADSHEGVSVADPNADPASTSWWQRVWNAKFSSPQLKIIQEAITITAFVLFNALYLKDAIRLTDWGAFMLIFLAVVVMMAPRWAEAKPPELHAGVSPPSQTSSPQQPADVAIDHGANSSRPGDSR
- a CDS encoding Gfo/Idh/MocA family oxidoreductase, whose translation is MSEYSRRQFLHDSLLAAAAAAATGPVSRLLAEESTSTSITEKGPNEKLRFVICGVNGQGQSHIKNLLDEANIGQADIVAICDVDESVGNKRCDEIAKKTGGQRPKYYRDCREAFDNKDIDCVSAAVPNHWHALLAIWAMQAGKDIYTEKPAAYNIAEGQRMIETARKHNRICQIGTQSRSMTGTIDAINFIKAGKIGDVNLARGICYKDRKSIGPAGQYDVPSSIDYNLWTGPAPYHEKSRYDTPDKGPVHYNWHWFWDYGNGDMGNQGIHEMDVARWGLGVNELAKGVIAYGGRFGYIDAGETPNTINVVLDYGPKTLVFETRGLSTKAKLKPLKGVDIGIIFEGTDGYVAMTSYTNGTAFDKNGKEIKSFSGGSYPQHHANFIQAVHSRNKDELHCDVEEGVRSACLVHMGNISYRLGEKVAKDEIINRLKAVKMSDDAQDTLNRAIEHLESNGVTIDDNTMFQCGDFLKFNPQAFAFIDNEKANAMRSREYRNPFVVPPAGQV